CGGTTGGTCATGGTCATTCTCCGCTCAGAATCACGTCACGCGCGCCGGGAACGATCTCCCCCGCGATCCACGCCGTTTCCCCCGCCGCAGCCAGGTCGCGCACCACCGCGTCCGCGTCCGGCGCGGGTACCACGGCCGCCATCCCCACGCCCATGTTGAAGGCGCGGAACATCTCGTCGCGCGCCACCCCGCCCTCGCGCCGCAGCACGCGAAAGACGGAGGGCACCGTCCAACTGGACAGGTCGAACCGCGCCGCGGCGCCGTCCGGCAGAATGCGCGGCACGTTGTCCACCAGCCCGCCGCCGGTGATGTGCGCCAGCCCGCGGATGCGTCCAGCCTCGATCAGCGGATACAACGATCGCAGGTAGGATTTGTGGACACGCAGCAGCACGTCGGCCACGCTCCCCTCCTCCTCCGGAAAGGCGTCATCCACCCCCAGCCCCATGCGGTCGAAGACGATGCGGCGGGCCAGCGAGTAGCCGTTGGTGTGCAGGCCATTCGACGCAACGGCGACGATGGCGTCGCCGGGCCGGATGGCGCGCCCGTCCAGCACGCGGTCCTCTTCCACCATCCCCACGATGGTCCCCGCGAGGTCGTACTCCCCCGCGGTGTACATGTCGGGCATCTCCGCCGTTTCCCCGCCCAGCAGCGCGCAGCCGTTGGCCCGGCACCCGCGCGCCACACCGGAAACCAGTTCCTCCACCACGCCCGGCTCCAGCTTTCCGACGCCGACGTAGTCCAGAAAGAAGAGCGGTTTCGCGCCTTGAACAAGGATGTCGTTGACGCAGTGGTTCACCAGGTCCTCGCCCACCGTGCCGTGCCGGCCGGCCATGAACGCGACCTTGAGCTTGGTGCCCACGCCGTCCGTGGACGCCACCAGCACCGGCTGCTTGGCGTCGCGCGGCACGCGGTACAGCCCGCCGAACGAGCCCAGCTCGGAAAGGGTGTCGGGCGTGGCGGTGGAGCGCACCATCGCCGCGACCCCCTTCATGGCCTGGTGCGCGGCGTCGATGTCGACGCCAGCGGCGGCATAGCTGAGTCCGGGCTGCTCAGACACCGGCGTTCACCGGGAGCTCAAAGACCGTCATCTGGTGGAACTGGCGGGTGCGCTCCTCGATCTCCTCGGCCGTAAGGTCCTTGAAGCGTTCGATGGAGAACGCCTCGACCGCGTACGAGCCCAGCACCGAGCCGTAGATCATGGCGCGGCGCAGGTCCGCGTCTTCCAGCCCGCCGGACTTGGCCACGTGCGCCATGAATCCGCCCGCGAACGCGTCGCCCGCGCCGGTGGGATCAAAAACGAGTTCCAGCGGAAAGCCGGGGGCGAAGAAGGTGGAGTTGGGCGTGAACAGGATGGCGCCGTGCTCGCCCTTCTTGATGATCAGGTAGCGGGGGCCGCGGTCCATGATCCACCGGGCGGCCTTGGTGAGGTTGTGCTCGCCGGAAAGCTGGCGCGCCTCGGCGTCGTTCACCATCAGCAGGTCCACGCGCTTGAGCAGGTCCAGCAGGCGCGTGTGCTTGATCTCGATCCACAGATTCATGGTGTCGCACGCCACGAACTTCGGCTTGCGCACCTGGTCCAGCACGCCGATCTGCAGGTCCGGATCGATGTTGCCCAGGAACACCCACTCCGCGTCCCGGAACTGCTCGGGGATCTTGGGGGCGAAGTCGGCGAACACGCCCAGGCGCGTTTCCAGCGTTTCGCGCGAGTTCAGGTCGTAGCTGTACACGCCCGACCAGCGGAAGCTTTCGCCCGCCGCGGTTTCCAGCCCGGCCAGGTCCACGCCGCGCTCCGCCAGAAAGGCGAGGGCGTCCGTGGGATAGTCGTCGCCCACCACGCCCACCAGCTGCACGGGGTGAAGCAGCGAGGCCGCGGCGGAAAAGAAGGTGGCCGAACCGCCCAGCGCGTCTTCTGCGCGGCCGAACGGGGTTTCGACGGTGTCGAGCGCTACGCTGCCGACGACAAGAAGGGACATGGGTCCGCTGTATCGGTGGATGGTCCGCACCCGCTCATGCGCGGGCGCGGGCAGTGAATTTGTGTTGATGAAAAGCGCCGCGGGGAGCCCTCACCCCGCGTGCTGCGCACGACGACCCTCTCCCACGAACGGATGTGGGAGAGGGAGCACACCCCAGAAGCGTGTGCTCCGGACAGGTCCGCGGCGGCGGGCTCCCCCTCCCCCCGGCCCCCTCGCCCCGCAAGCGGGGGAGGGAGAGAACTCAGCGCCGAGGCGGATCATGCCACGGAGGGCGATCTGTCGAGCGGTTGAAGCCCCGATCGTGGACGCGACAGCGGCCGCGAGTCGGGGCTTGGCGCTTTTTGAGCGGCGGATTCATCCGCTCAGGAGACCGTCCGCCGCGCCACGCTCTGCCTCCCGCACCGCATCCCGCGCCGCGACTCCGCTCACGCCTGATCTTCCACCACCCGCGCCGAATCCGCCGCCGCGAACAACCCTCCCCCAGTCCGTTTTGGGGGAGGGTGGGCCGGTGGTGCCGGCCCGGGTGGGGGCCGCCGTGAACTACGCCGCCTGCGCCTCGGCCGCGGGCTCTTCGTCGCGGTCCATGCGCTCCGGCGCGCTGATCCCCAGCACCGACAGGCCGTTGCGCAGCACCGTCTGCACGCCGCGGGCAAGCACCAACCGCGCGCGCGACTGCTCCGGCGACACGTCCGCGCCGATCACGCGCAGCGACGCGTCGCGGTTCCCCGCGTGGTACCACGAGTTCACCGCGCCCGCCACTTCTTCCAGGTACGAGCAGATGGAGTGCGGCGTGTGCGCCTCCGCCGAAATCGCGACTTCCTCGGGAAAGCGCATCATCAGCTTCACCAGGTCCGTCTCCGACTCGTGCGCCAGCAGCCCCAGGTCTGCCGACGCCGGATCCAGCGTGGACGCATCCACCTCCGCGCGGCGGAAAATGGACGACATGCGCGCGTAGGCGTACTGGACCTTGTAGACCGGGTTGCGGTCCGACTGCTCCAGCGCCAGATCCAGATCGAACGTCAGCTGCGCCTCGGCGCGGCGCATCAGAAAGAAGTAGCGCGCCACATCCACGCCCACTTCGTCGTACAGCTCGCGCATGGTGACGTAGTCGCCCGCGCGCTTGCTGAACTTGACCTCCTGGCCGCCGCGCATCACCAGCACCATCTGGTGCAGCACGTACTCGGGATAGCCGGTGGGCAGCCCCAGCGCCTGCAGCCCGGCGCGCACGCGGGCCGTGGTGCCGTGGTGATCGCTCCCCTGCACGTTGATGGCGCGATGGAACCCGCGCTCCCACTTGGTGACGTGGTAGGCCACGTCCGGCAGAAAGTACGTGGGATGTCCGGTGCTCTTGACCATCACGCGGTCCTTGTCGTCACCGAACTCCGTCGTCTTCAGCCAGACGGCGCCGTCCTTCTCGTACACGTACCCCGTCTCGCGCAGGCGGCGGATGGTATCCTCCACCCGGCCGCCGCTGTACAGCGACGATTCCAGGAAGTACTCGTCGAAGCGGACGCCGAAGCCGTCCAGGTCGCGGTTCTGCTCCTCGCGCAGCACGCGGACGGCGTACACGCGCATGGCGTCCATCGCCTCGGGCCCGTCATCGCCCTTGAAGCGCTCGCCGTGCTCGGCCACCATCTGCTGCGCGATTTCGCCCACGTAGCTGCCGTGGTAGCCGTCCGCGGGAAACTCGATCTCGGCGCCCACGGCCTGCTGGTAGCGGGCCCACACGCTGCGGGCCAGCTTGTTGATCTGCTCGCCCGCGTCGTTGTAGTAGAACTCGCGGTGCACCTTCCACCCGGACCACGCCAGCAGTTCGCTCACGGCGTCGCCCAGCGCGGCCTGCCGCCCGTGGCCGATGTGCAGCGGCCCGGTGGGGTTGGCGGAGACGAACTCCACATTCACGGCGCGCCCCTGCCCCGCGTCGGACCGGCCGAACGCGTCGCCTTCCGTGACGATGCGGGCCAGTCCGTCGCGCACGTAGCCGGTGGACAGGCGGAAGTTGATGAACCCCGGCCCGGCCACCTCGGCGCTGCTGATGCCCGCGGCCGCGTGGTCGATGCGTTCCACCAGGTCGTCCGCGATCTGCCGCGGCGAACGGCGCAGCGCCTTGCTGAGCGTCATGGCCACGTTGGTGGCCCAGTCGCCGTGCTCCGGGTGGCGCGGGCGCTCCAGGGCGACGGAGGGCGATTCCACGCCCATGCTGGCCAGGGCGCGTTCGATCTCCGCCTGCAGCGTATCTACGGCCATCTACTCGCTCTTGGGGCTCGGCTTGGATGCGGGCGCGGCGGCGGGCGCCGACTCGGCGGGCTTGGCCGCGGGCGCGTCGGACGCGGGCGCGCTGGACGAGCCGCCCTTGTCGCTTTCGGCGGCCTTCTTGTAGCCTTCGCCGCGCTGGTAGTCTGTGATGTAGAAGCCGCTGCCCTTGAACACCAGGCCGGCGCCGGCGGAAATGCGGCGCGGCGTCGGCGTTCCGCAGGCCGGACAATCGGCCACGGGCTCGTCGGACATCTTCTGGAACTTCTCGAAGTCGTTGCC
This Longimicrobium terrae DNA region includes the following protein-coding sequences:
- the purM gene encoding phosphoribosylformylglycinamidine cyclo-ligase, with the translated sequence MSEQPGLSYAAAGVDIDAAHQAMKGVAAMVRSTATPDTLSELGSFGGLYRVPRDAKQPVLVASTDGVGTKLKVAFMAGRHGTVGEDLVNHCVNDILVQGAKPLFFLDYVGVGKLEPGVVEELVSGVARGCRANGCALLGGETAEMPDMYTAGEYDLAGTIVGMVEEDRVLDGRAIRPGDAIVAVASNGLHTNGYSLARRIVFDRMGLGVDDAFPEEEGSVADVLLRVHKSYLRSLYPLIEAGRIRGLAHITGGGLVDNVPRILPDGAAARFDLSSWTVPSVFRVLRREGGVARDEMFRAFNMGVGMAAVVPAPDADAVVRDLAAAGETAWIAGEIVPGARDVILSGE
- a CDS encoding PfkB family carbohydrate kinase, whose amino-acid sequence is MSLLVVGSVALDTVETPFGRAEDALGGSATFFSAAASLLHPVQLVGVVGDDYPTDALAFLAERGVDLAGLETAAGESFRWSGVYSYDLNSRETLETRLGVFADFAPKIPEQFRDAEWVFLGNIDPDLQIGVLDQVRKPKFVACDTMNLWIEIKHTRLLDLLKRVDLLMVNDAEARQLSGEHNLTKAARWIMDRGPRYLIIKKGEHGAILFTPNSTFFAPGFPLELVFDPTGAGDAFAGGFMAHVAKSGGLEDADLRRAMIYGSVLGSYAVEAFSIERFKDLTAEEIEERTRQFHQMTVFELPVNAGV
- the argS gene encoding arginine--tRNA ligase, which gives rise to MAVDTLQAEIERALASMGVESPSVALERPRHPEHGDWATNVAMTLSKALRRSPRQIADDLVERIDHAAAGISSAEVAGPGFINFRLSTGYVRDGLARIVTEGDAFGRSDAGQGRAVNVEFVSANPTGPLHIGHGRQAALGDAVSELLAWSGWKVHREFYYNDAGEQINKLARSVWARYQQAVGAEIEFPADGYHGSYVGEIAQQMVAEHGERFKGDDGPEAMDAMRVYAVRVLREEQNRDLDGFGVRFDEYFLESSLYSGGRVEDTIRRLRETGYVYEKDGAVWLKTTEFGDDKDRVMVKSTGHPTYFLPDVAYHVTKWERGFHRAINVQGSDHHGTTARVRAGLQALGLPTGYPEYVLHQMVLVMRGGQEVKFSKRAGDYVTMRELYDEVGVDVARYFFLMRRAEAQLTFDLDLALEQSDRNPVYKVQYAYARMSSIFRRAEVDASTLDPASADLGLLAHESETDLVKLMMRFPEEVAISAEAHTPHSICSYLEEVAGAVNSWYHAGNRDASLRVIGADVSPEQSRARLVLARGVQTVLRNGLSVLGISAPERMDRDEEPAAEAQAA
- a CDS encoding FmdB family zinc ribbon protein; amino-acid sequence: MPTYEYRCPNCGNDFEKFQKMSDEPVADCPACGTPTPRRISAGAGLVFKGSGFYITDYQRGEGYKKAAESDKGGSSSAPASDAPAAKPAESAPAAAPASKPSPKSE